Proteins found in one Triticum urartu cultivar G1812 chromosome 4, Tu2.1, whole genome shotgun sequence genomic segment:
- the LOC125550514 gene encoding lecithin-cholesterol acyltransferase-like 1, which yields MERNPLRTVVLLAMLSLSSCCASSTGGGGGGQLLHPVVLIPGSGGNQLEARLTDDYSPSSLTCRVWPLVRGRGGWFRMWFEPSVVVAPLTRCFAERMMLYYDRDADDYRNAPGVHTRVDDFGSTSTLRYLDPTLKLLTGYMDVLATTLEKAGYKEGRDLFGAPYDFRYGLAAPGHPSQVGSAYLERLRLLVESVCAANGGRPAILMAHSLGGLYALQFLARAPPAWRAAHVKRLVTLSAPWGGSVQEMLTFASGNTLGVPFVDPSLIRDEQRSSESNLWLLPTPKVFGNTTLVVSQRHNRTYSAKNVTQFLNDIGFADGVEPYRTRTRPLGEVLPEPGVPVTCLVGTGVDTVESLVFGDEGFDAGPVKVVYGDGDGTVNLASLMGPIKAWSDSPAQVLEVVELPNVSHMGILKDKSALDQILRILDSINLNATSTTTYQS from the exons acgggcgggggcggcggcgggcagCTGCTGCACCCGGTGGTGCTCATCCCGGGCTCCGGCGGCAACCAGCTGGAGGCGCGGCTGACGGACGACTACAGCCCGTCCAGCCTGACCTGCCGGGTGTGGCCGCTGGTGCGCGGCCGCGGCGGCTGGTTCCGCATGTGGTTCGAGCCGTCCGTCGTCGTCGCGCCCCTCACCCGCTGCTTCGCGGAGCGGATGATGCTCTACTACGACCGCGACGCCGACGACTACCGCAACGCGCCCGGCGTCCACACCAGGGTCGACGACTTCGGCTCCACCTCCACCCTCCGCTACCTCGACCCAACCCTCAA ACTCCTGACGGGGTACATGGACGTCCTGGCGACCACGCTGGAGAAGGCCGGGTACAAGGAGGGGCGCGACCTCTTCGGCGCGCCCTACGACTTCCGCTACGGGCTGGCCGCGCCGGGCCATCCCTCGCAGGTGGGCAGCGCCTACCTGGAGCGCCTCCGGCTACTGGTGGAGTCCGTGTGCGCGGCCAACGGCGGCAGGCCGGCGATCCTCATGGCGCACAGCCTCGGCGGGCTGTACGCGCTGCAGTTCCTGGCCCGCGCCCCGCCCGCCTGGCGCGCGGCGCACGTCAAGCGGCTGGTGACGCTGTCCGCGCCGTGGGGCGGGTCGGTGCAGGAGATGCTCACCTTCGCCTCCGGCAACACCCTCGGCGTGCCCTTCGTCGATCCCTCCCTCATCCGCGACGAGCAGCGCAGCTCTGAGAGCAACCTCTGGCTGCTGCCCACGCCCAAGGTCTTCGGCAACACCACGCTCGTCGTCTCCCAGCGCCACAACCGGACCTACTCTGCCAAGAACGTCACGCAGTTCCTGAACGACATCGGGTTCGCCGACGGGGTGGAGCCGTACCGGACGCGCACACGGCCGCTCGGCGAGGTCCTGCCAGAGCCGGGCGTGCCGGTGACGTGCCTGGTGGGCACCGGCGTCGACACGGTGGAGAGCCTCGTGTTCGGGGACGAGGGGTTCGACGCGGGGCCCGTCAAGGTGGTgtacggcgacggcgacgggacGGTGAACCTCGCCAGCCTCATGGGACCGATCAAGGCCTGGTCCGACTCGCCGGCGCAGGTCCTCGAGGTGGTGGAGCTGCCCAATGTGTCGCACATGGGCATCCTCAAGGACAAGAGCGCCCTTGATCAGATCCTCAGGATTCTCGATTCCATCAATCTAAACGCCACGAGCACCACGACCTATCAGTCTTAG